From the genome of Methylocystis bryophila, one region includes:
- a CDS encoding polyamine ABC transporter substrate-binding protein produces the protein MKKILAALLAFGALSLAQADAKERVVNVFNWSDYIDAKTLDDFSRETGIKVVYDTYDSNEMLDTRLLAGSTGYDVVVPSATFLSRQIKAGAYQPLDMSKLPNAKNIWREIAAKLARYDPGNRYAVDYMWYTTGVAYNVEKVKERLGDKAITSWDQILRPENLKKLASCGVYMLDSPEDMFAIALNYLKLDPNSKKPEDIHKADMLLSSLRPYVKKFHSSEYINALANGDICVAIGWSGDSFQARSRAREANNGVEIAFAVPREGTLITLDTLAIPVDAPHPEEAYALIDYLLRPEVAARNTNATQFANGVAASRPLIDPTILGNPSIYLDDAGMSRLFAVTPPDLATQKAMTRAWTHVKTGR, from the coding sequence ATGAAAAAAATCCTGGCCGCGCTGCTCGCTTTCGGCGCGCTCTCGCTTGCCCAAGCCGACGCCAAGGAGCGCGTCGTCAACGTCTTCAACTGGAGCGATTACATCGACGCCAAGACCCTCGACGATTTCTCGCGCGAGACCGGCATCAAGGTCGTCTACGACACGTACGACTCCAACGAGATGCTGGACACGCGCCTACTCGCGGGCTCGACCGGCTACGATGTGGTGGTGCCCTCGGCGACGTTCCTCTCGCGCCAGATCAAGGCGGGAGCCTATCAACCGCTCGACATGAGCAAGCTGCCCAACGCGAAAAACATTTGGCGCGAGATCGCCGCCAAGCTCGCGCGCTACGACCCCGGCAACCGTTACGCGGTCGACTACATGTGGTACACGACCGGCGTCGCCTACAACGTCGAGAAGGTGAAGGAGAGGCTCGGCGACAAGGCCATCACGAGCTGGGACCAGATTCTGCGGCCCGAGAATCTGAAGAAGCTTGCGAGCTGCGGCGTCTACATGCTCGACAGTCCCGAGGACATGTTCGCCATCGCGCTCAATTATCTCAAGCTCGATCCGAATTCAAAGAAGCCTGAGGACATTCATAAGGCAGACATGCTGCTGTCGAGCCTGCGGCCTTACGTCAAGAAATTCCACTCCTCGGAATATATCAACGCCCTGGCGAACGGCGACATTTGCGTCGCCATCGGCTGGTCCGGCGATTCCTTCCAGGCTCGCAGCCGCGCCCGCGAGGCCAACAATGGCGTGGAGATCGCTTTTGCAGTCCCGCGGGAGGGCACGCTGATCACGCTCGACACCCTCGCCATACCCGTCGACGCGCCGCATCCCGAAGAGGCCTATGCGCTGATCGACTATCTGCTGCGGCCGGAAGTCGCTGCGCGCAACACCAATGCGACCCAATTCGCCAATGGCGTCGCGGCCTCGCGCCCGCTCATCGACCCGACGATCCTCGGCAATCCGTCGATCTATCTCGACGATGCGGGGATGAGCCGGCTCTTCGCCGTCACCCCGCCGGACCTCGCGACACAAAAAGCCATGACGCGCGCCTGGACGCATGTGAAGACGGGACGTTGA
- a CDS encoding cytochrome b, protein MMETFRRRRSVKYPLSIRILHWLRAVLILGLIACGWYMTRLADDDPTAGALYHNHKQFGILVWLLTLVHLTLRWRDHAMLPHAPEALKAWEKSLSHGTHRLIIALTLLTPLMGYAMSSSYTKSDGVPFFFLSHVPEILPKNDTAFAVFQALHSYSAYLLLACVVLHIAGAVKHRLQDKSGEIDVLPRML, encoded by the coding sequence ATGATGGAAACATTTCGAAGACGCCGCAGCGTCAAATATCCACTATCGATCCGCATCCTGCACTGGCTGCGGGCAGTTCTGATCTTAGGGTTGATTGCGTGTGGGTGGTACATGACCAGGCTCGCCGACGACGATCCCACCGCCGGCGCATTATATCACAACCACAAGCAGTTCGGGATCTTGGTCTGGCTGCTGACGTTGGTGCATCTCACCTTGCGCTGGCGTGACCATGCTATGCTGCCACATGCGCCAGAGGCCCTAAAGGCTTGGGAGAAGTCGCTTTCTCACGGAACCCATCGGCTGATCATCGCTTTGACGCTACTTACGCCGCTCATGGGCTACGCCATGTCGAGCAGCTACACCAAGAGCGACGGCGTGCCCTTTTTCTTCCTCTCGCATGTGCCGGAGATTCTGCCGAAGAACGATACAGCGTTCGCGGTGTTTCAGGCGCTGCATAGTTACTCTGCGTATCTCTTGCTGGCCTGCGTCGTTTTGCACATTGCGGGCGCTGTGAAGCATCGTCTGCAAGACAAGAGCGGCGAGATCGACGTTCTCCCGCGCATGCTTTGA
- a CDS encoding GNAT family N-acetyltransferase, with the protein MEKIETERLVLRNFRKHDAAGLFEYLHEPVASCFLSLTLKDNSEAEAEAGRRSVDDEHIAVCLKNSDRLIGDLFAVPEEDTFSVGWNFNPSFGGAGYALEAAKAMFVSLFAERGARRLYAYVEENNTSSQRLCEKLGMRQEGLFKEFVSFKKDDDGVPIYENTMQYAILRKEWR; encoded by the coding sequence ATGGAAAAGATCGAAACCGAACGGCTTGTCCTGAGGAATTTTCGGAAGCATGACGCGGCCGGGCTCTTTGAGTATCTGCATGAGCCTGTCGCGAGCTGCTTTCTGTCGCTTACGCTCAAGGACAATAGCGAGGCTGAGGCCGAAGCCGGGCGGCGAAGCGTAGACGACGAGCATATCGCCGTTTGCCTGAAAAACTCAGACAGGCTTATCGGTGACCTGTTCGCAGTTCCGGAAGAAGACACCTTCTCCGTCGGTTGGAACTTCAATCCATCCTTCGGCGGCGCCGGTTATGCCCTTGAAGCCGCAAAAGCGATGTTCGTTTCTCTCTTTGCGGAGAGGGGCGCGCGTCGGCTCTACGCCTATGTGGAGGAGAACAATACGTCCTCCCAGCGGCTGTGCGAAAAACTGGGAATGCGCCAGGAAGGACTGTTCAAGGAATTCGTGTCGTTCAAGAAAGACGATGACGGCGTTCCGATCTACGAGAACACGATGCAGTACGCCATTCTGCGCAAGGAGTGGCGTTGA
- a CDS encoding MmcB family DNA repair protein: MPDDMPAESFEALTLRPEQTRSVTKGTRILLRSLGHAVLSEFPLPNGRRADLAALGRDGSIRIVEVKSSLADFRADGKWRHYQPFCDRFYFAVPLALAESLLGGEIFPGEVGLIVADAYGAAVEREAPIQALAPAARRALLVRFGALAATRLHAALHPGEP, encoded by the coding sequence GTGCCTGACGACATGCCTGCGGAATCTTTCGAGGCGCTCACTCTGCGCCCGGAGCAGACGCGCAGCGTCACGAAGGGGACGCGTATCCTGCTGCGGTCGCTAGGCCATGCGGTGCTGAGCGAGTTCCCGCTCCCTAACGGCCGGCGGGCGGACCTCGCCGCGCTCGGTCGCGACGGCTCGATCCGAATCGTGGAGGTCAAATCCTCCCTTGCGGACTTCCGGGCGGATGGCAAATGGCGGCATTACCAGCCTTTTTGCGACCGCTTCTACTTCGCCGTCCCGCTGGCTCTCGCCGAGAGCCTCCTCGGAGGGGAGATCTTCCCTGGAGAGGTCGGGTTGATCGTCGCGGACGCCTATGGGGCGGCGGTCGAACGGGAGGCGCCGATCCAGGCGCTTGCGCCGGCGGCGCGCCGGGCGCTGCTCGTGCGCTTCGGCGCTTTGGCGGCGACGCGTCTGCACGCTGCTCTGCATCCCGGCGAGCCTTGA
- the rpsT gene encoding 30S ribosomal protein S20, which produces MANTSSAKKAVRKIARRTSVNRARRSQMRTFLRKVEEAIASGDAAAAAQALNTAAPILMRAAQRGVIHKNTASRKVSRLTSRVKALASAG; this is translated from the coding sequence ATGGCTAATACGAGTTCGGCCAAGAAGGCCGTTCGCAAAATTGCTCGCCGCACGTCCGTAAACCGCGCTCGTCGTAGCCAGATGCGCACGTTCCTGCGCAAAGTCGAGGAGGCGATCGCCTCCGGCGATGCGGCGGCGGCGGCCCAAGCCCTGAACACCGCGGCGCCGATTCTCATGCGCGCGGCTCAGCGCGGCGTGATTCACAAGAACACCGCTTCGCGGAAAGTTTCGCGCTTGACCTCGCGCGTGAAGGCGCTGGCCTCGGCCGGCTGA
- the dnaA gene encoding chromosomal replication initiator protein DnaA: MSDDDHLPAGSLSSEYRQEWERARERMRIEVGDQKYETWFSALELLRREGSLLYLTMPTKFLRNWMNQHYLELIRARIAAEFKGVDKVIIEVRTPNPKTKAAQAAAPGLRSAAPSFKPMPSLALATAGEAVGETALAYQRRVCSPKIGTRTEADGFVGSPLDRRLTFATFKVGKSNDFAFAAARRAAEQCAQGAAPLFNPLYVHASVGLGKTHLLQAMARQVGDGRRRVLYLTAERFMSNFGNALRDQTAYALKEDLRSIDMLVVDDLQFLQGKTLRAEFSHLVNALIDSGRQIVVAADRPPAQLESLDERASSRFKGGLCVEIGPLDEELRQQVLETRIAAAKEQHDAFVVPRDVVVYVAKIITSNGRDLDGAVSRLLAHSSLNGAPICVSTAEQAIRDLVNTHEPKRVKIDDIQKLVASHYNVSRADIVSSRRTANVVLPRQVAMYLSKALTPRSLPEIGRRFGGRDHTTVIHAVRKIENLIAKDNGLAQVVELLKRMLNEQ, translated from the coding sequence ATGTCGGACGACGATCATTTGCCAGCCGGCTCGCTTTCCAGCGAGTACCGACAAGAATGGGAACGCGCGCGCGAACGGATGCGCATCGAGGTCGGAGATCAAAAATACGAGACTTGGTTTTCCGCGCTCGAGCTGCTGCGTCGGGAGGGGAGCCTTCTCTATCTGACGATGCCGACCAAGTTCCTTCGTAACTGGATGAACCAGCATTACCTGGAACTCATAAGGGCGCGGATCGCGGCCGAATTTAAGGGTGTGGACAAGGTGATCATCGAGGTGCGCACCCCCAACCCCAAGACGAAAGCAGCGCAGGCCGCCGCGCCCGGATTGAGGAGCGCCGCGCCAAGCTTCAAGCCGATGCCGTCACTCGCCTTGGCCACGGCGGGCGAGGCCGTGGGCGAGACGGCGCTCGCCTATCAACGGCGGGTTTGCAGTCCAAAAATCGGCACGAGAACGGAGGCTGACGGTTTCGTCGGCTCTCCCCTGGACAGACGGTTGACTTTCGCGACTTTCAAGGTGGGAAAGTCCAATGACTTCGCCTTCGCCGCCGCCCGTCGCGCGGCAGAGCAATGCGCCCAAGGCGCTGCGCCCTTGTTCAATCCGCTCTACGTTCATGCGTCGGTCGGCTTGGGCAAGACGCATCTTCTCCAAGCCATGGCTCGACAGGTCGGGGACGGTCGGCGCCGCGTGCTTTATCTGACCGCCGAACGCTTCATGAGCAATTTCGGCAATGCTTTGCGCGACCAGACCGCCTATGCGCTCAAGGAAGACCTGCGCTCGATCGACATGCTGGTCGTGGACGATCTCCAGTTTCTCCAAGGCAAGACTCTGCGGGCCGAATTTTCGCATCTCGTCAATGCGCTGATCGATTCCGGTCGCCAGATTGTCGTCGCGGCGGATAGGCCGCCGGCGCAACTCGAGTCGCTGGACGAACGCGCTTCGTCGCGCTTCAAGGGCGGGCTCTGCGTAGAGATCGGCCCGCTAGACGAGGAACTGCGTCAGCAGGTGCTGGAGACGCGCATCGCCGCAGCGAAAGAGCAACACGACGCTTTCGTCGTTCCGCGTGACGTGGTTGTCTACGTCGCGAAAATCATCACCTCGAACGGCCGCGATCTTGACGGCGCCGTGTCTCGGCTCCTCGCGCATTCGAGCTTGAACGGGGCGCCGATCTGCGTCTCGACTGCGGAGCAGGCGATCCGCGATCTCGTCAACACGCATGAACCCAAACGCGTCAAGATTGACGACATTCAGAAGCTCGTCGCCAGCCATTACAACGTCTCGCGCGCCGATATCGTTTCCTCTCGCCGCACCGCCAATGTGGTCTTGCCCCGTCAGGTCGCCATGTATCTCTCTAAAGCCTTGACGCCGCGCTCCCTGCCGGAGATCGGCCGGCGATTCGGCGGCCGGGATCACACGACCGTGATTCATGCCGTACGCAAGATCGAAAACCTGATCGCGAAGGACAATGGTCTGGCTCAGGTGGTCGAGCTGCTCAAGCGCATGCTGAATGAGCAGTGA
- the recG gene encoding ATP-dependent DNA helicase RecG, with protein sequence MRPSILDPLFGRVAALPGVGPKTGALFNRLLAKPGQEARLVDLLFTPPSNTLDRRTRPRLAEAPLDTMVLVKVRVAEHRKPEGRYSKGPFRVLVEDETGDALLVFFLANVDWIERSLPIGETRWVSGRLELYDGYRQIVHPDRILDEAGLARLPPVEAVYSLTEGLQQRQLRGAVDRALEKLPKLPEWQNASVLAAHKLGGFAESLARLHHPQEPGDIAPTSPVRQRLALDELLAQQLALRLLRSKMRRPPGREHKSAGRLAKAIEAALPFSLTPAQRRALDDIRADLASDRRMLRLLQGDVGSGKTIVAALAMAEVIEAGRQTALMAPTEIVARQHYEKLAPLFRAQGVETVLVTGRAKSADRAALHAAVAAGDARVVIGTHALITGDLVFQDLGLAVVDEQHRFGVAQRLALGAKGEAADTLVMTATPIPRSLALTLFGDMDVSILDEKPPGRTPIKTRALPQSRMEEIFEGLERSLAQGARAYWVCPLVEENETLDLAAVEARFEALERRFGTRVGLVHGRMKGPERDSAMEAFQAGRTQLLVATTVIEVGVDVPEATIMVIEHAERFGLAQLHQLRGRVGRGDRDSFCLLLYKGPLGQAAKERLRTIRETEDGFRIAEEDLRLRGEGEILGTRQSGLPNFRFAEIFAHARLLAVARDDAELLLRRDPDLDSERGKALRVLLYLFERDEALRLLRAG encoded by the coding sequence ATGCGCCCCTCGATCCTCGATCCCCTGTTCGGCCGCGTCGCCGCCTTGCCGGGCGTCGGTCCCAAGACTGGAGCTCTGTTCAATCGCCTTCTGGCGAAGCCGGGGCAGGAAGCGCGCCTCGTCGATCTCCTGTTCACGCCGCCAAGCAACACGCTCGATCGCCGAACGCGCCCGCGTCTCGCCGAGGCGCCGCTCGACACGATGGTGCTGGTCAAGGTGCGCGTCGCCGAGCATCGGAAGCCCGAGGGACGCTACTCCAAAGGGCCCTTCAGGGTTCTAGTCGAGGACGAGACTGGCGACGCGCTGCTTGTCTTCTTTCTGGCCAATGTCGATTGGATTGAGCGCAGCCTCCCGATTGGCGAGACGCGCTGGGTTTCGGGCAGGCTCGAGCTCTATGACGGCTACCGCCAGATCGTTCATCCCGACCGCATTTTGGACGAGGCCGGCCTTGCCCGCCTGCCGCCGGTCGAAGCGGTGTACTCGCTGACCGAAGGTCTGCAGCAGCGCCAGCTTCGTGGCGCGGTCGATCGCGCCCTGGAGAAGCTTCCCAAGCTTCCCGAATGGCAGAACGCCTCAGTTCTGGCCGCGCACAAGCTTGGAGGCTTCGCGGAATCTCTCGCGCGGCTTCACCATCCGCAGGAGCCCGGCGACATCGCGCCGACGAGCCCCGTGCGACAACGTCTTGCGCTCGACGAGCTCCTGGCGCAGCAGCTTGCGTTGAGACTGTTGCGCTCGAAGATGCGCCGACCGCCCGGCCGCGAGCACAAGAGCGCGGGCCGGCTCGCGAAAGCGATCGAGGCCGCTTTGCCCTTTTCGCTGACGCCGGCGCAGCGCCGGGCATTGGATGATATTCGCGCCGATCTCGCCTCGGATCGACGCATGCTGCGTCTGCTGCAGGGCGATGTGGGATCCGGCAAGACGATCGTCGCCGCCTTGGCTATGGCTGAGGTGATCGAAGCGGGGCGGCAGACGGCCTTGATGGCGCCGACCGAGATTGTCGCGCGGCAGCATTACGAAAAACTTGCCCCGCTGTTTCGCGCACAGGGCGTGGAGACGGTTCTCGTCACGGGTCGCGCGAAGAGCGCCGACCGCGCCGCGCTGCATGCGGCCGTGGCGGCCGGCGACGCCCGCGTTGTCATCGGCACGCATGCGCTGATCACCGGCGATCTCGTCTTTCAGGACCTAGGTCTCGCCGTCGTCGACGAACAGCACCGCTTCGGCGTCGCACAGCGGCTGGCGCTCGGCGCCAAGGGCGAGGCCGCCGACACGCTGGTCATGACGGCGACGCCGATCCCGCGTTCGCTCGCGCTGACGCTGTTTGGCGACATGGACGTCTCGATTCTCGATGAGAAGCCGCCGGGGCGAACCCCGATCAAGACGCGCGCGCTGCCGCAATCCCGGATGGAGGAGATTTTCGAAGGGCTCGAGCGCAGTCTCGCTCAGGGCGCCCGCGCCTATTGGGTCTGTCCGCTGGTCGAGGAAAATGAGACGCTGGATCTCGCCGCGGTCGAGGCGCGTTTCGAGGCGCTCGAGCGGCGCTTCGGGACTCGCGTCGGACTTGTGCATGGCCGCATGAAAGGTCCGGAGCGCGATTCCGCTATGGAAGCCTTCCAAGCTGGCCGGACGCAGCTCCTTGTCGCGACCACGGTTATTGAGGTCGGAGTCGACGTCCCCGAGGCGACGATTATGGTGATCGAGCACGCCGAGCGCTTCGGCCTTGCGCAACTGCATCAGCTCCGGGGCCGCGTCGGCCGAGGCGACCGGGATTCTTTTTGTTTGCTCTTATATAAAGGGCCGCTTGGTCAGGCGGCCAAGGAACGGCTGAGGACCATCCGGGAGACCGAGGACGGGTTTCGGATCGCCGAAGAGGATCTCCGGCTGCGCGGAGAGGGCGAAATCCTGGGCACGCGCCAATCCGGCCTGCCCAATTTTCGCTTCGCCGAGATCTTCGCGCATGCGCGGCTGCTCGCCGTGGCCCGCGATGACGCGGAACTGCTCCTGCGTCGCGATCCGGACTTGGATAGCGAACGCGGCAAGGCCTTACGCGTGCTGCTCTATTTATTCGAGAGAGACGAGGCCCTTCGCCTGTTGCGCGCGGGGTGA
- a CDS encoding ActR/PrrA/RegA family redox response regulator transcription factor, translated as METAELADAMSFPSEEMTLLIVDDDRPFLNRLSAAMQARGFSVSVADSVKAGLSLIAQSPPAFAVIDMRLGDGNGLDVISELKARRPDARGVMLTGYANIATAVTAVKLGAFDYLAKPADADEIYHALMATQAEKPETSENTMSADRVRWEHIQRVFEACDRNVSETARRLNMHRRTLQRILAKRAPR; from the coding sequence ATGGAGACGGCCGAGCTTGCGGATGCGATGTCCTTCCCATCCGAGGAGATGACCCTGCTCATCGTCGACGACGACCGGCCTTTCCTGAACCGACTCTCCGCAGCGATGCAGGCCCGGGGCTTTTCGGTCTCGGTCGCCGACTCCGTCAAAGCGGGTCTCTCCTTGATAGCGCAAAGCCCTCCAGCCTTTGCGGTGATCGACATGCGGCTTGGCGACGGCAACGGCCTCGACGTGATCTCGGAACTCAAGGCCAGGCGTCCCGACGCGCGCGGCGTCATGCTGACCGGCTACGCCAATATCGCGACGGCCGTCACGGCAGTGAAGCTCGGCGCCTTCGACTATCTGGCGAAGCCCGCCGACGCCGACGAAATCTACCACGCATTGATGGCGACGCAGGCGGAGAAGCCGGAAACCAGCGAGAACACCATGTCAGCGGACCGGGTCCGCTGGGAGCACATTCAACGCGTGTTCGAGGCCTGCGACCGCAACGTCTCGGAGACGGCGCGCCGGCTCAACATGCATCGGCGCACCTTGCAGCGCATTCTCGCCAAGCGCGCGCCACGCTGA